The following nucleotide sequence is from Synchiropus splendidus isolate RoL2022-P1 chromosome 1, RoL_Sspl_1.0, whole genome shotgun sequence.
TGGAGTGTAGCTGGAGTAAAGAACACTTTAGCATCACGTCCTTGATGCAGACTGGTAAATCGGGTTGTATTTTAATTGTTCCATTTGAAGTAGGACAAAAAGACAAATAGGCCGGACAACTCACGTGGATGCAGCtgttgatgacctttgacctctaaGTGGACACGTACGCAAACAGCCAGCTCACACAACTCTAGGAAATACATTCCAGTTTCCTCCCCTTTTTTCAACATCACAACATCATCTCTGCGTGTCGACTTGACGACAGGAAACCATGGTGTCTGTCAGAACTCACAGGAGtctgaataaattaaaaaaagacaacaaacttAGCTAAATGCtactttgaaaaagaaaaggcaacgtcacattttcagtggccGACTCTGAATTTAGGACCTCACATCGGTGGCACCATCAGTCCTTCGTCAAGCATTTTAACCAAAATAGCTGGTGGAAATTATTcattctttagaaaaaaaactctttagaaaTGAGTGAGGGACATAAGAGCGGAGAAGAAGGTCGGACTAGAAAAGAGACATAGGTCCTGAGCACATCCCAAATctcaggcagaagaagaagaaggaggggagaggaggaggaagagtagcAGGCGAGACACAGGGAGGAGAGACCGCAAAGCTTCAGGCTACTTCTCAGGCACTTCTATTCAGAAGGAGCTGGTGGGAGGCGTGGTCAGCCTCTTCCCGATGTAgactctgaggaggagagcagggatACACAGGTTGATGGCATGTGGATATGTAGAAAAACACATTGAACTAAAATAGAATCCAAGCCACAGCAGAGCGAGCAACCCTTTTGAAACACTTTATCTGTCATATCATGAGATTATTAAGATTGTTAGAATGCTTCATATTGATACATCAGCCCTGGAATACTTCCATTTTCACTGCCCACTTAAAGgcttcctggccccggagtTCAGAATCTACGCTCCAACCAAAACGTGTTTATATCTCTAAATTTGatgcggaggtgtgtgtgtgtgtgtgtgggtgaagcCGCCACCAGCAAATTGCTAGTCCAGTCAGAATGAGTCAGCACAGAgctcatttttgtgtgttgtgcCAAGAGAGTTGTGCGTGCAGGAGTTGGTCACACAATATAAAAAACTGGTCGCTCACCCCACTCCTAGAGCCAGGATGTGTGATAGCAGCAGCGATGGGATAAAAACTTTGAGAAACTCAGCAGAGAAGATGCCTCCCTTCTTCATCACACCCGTCTTTCTCATACTGAGCGTGACAGAGCGCCGGGGGTGACGGAAGTGGAACTCCCTGGCAAAGTCAAAGGTGAATTAACAAAACATACTGTCAAGTCCATGACAGCACGACAGACAAAAGATGTGAGTCATAAATAAGGACCATTCAGCTGATGGTTTCACCTCCTCCACTGACCGCAATCTTGGAGCAGCTGCATGTTTTGGGTTACCACAGGAACCGCAGCACAGTTGTTTACTTACTTGGGGGGAATGTTTTCCGGTCGACTGGACCAGTCTGCAACCCAATCTGCGTCTTTCATCAGGATGTCCATGTCTCTCTCCTTTTCCAGCACGTCCTCCTCGGACTGAGGACAGAACCACGAGTCAGCAACCTTGAGCCTTTTAACACGTAATACGTTTGGGGGACTGGTCAGACTCAATTCTGATGAATTTGCCGAGTGTTTTCTGCACATGATAAAAAAGTGGAGTGAACTAATCCCACGCTGCAGAAAGAGATGAGTGCGgcggaaaaataaataaataaaatttcaatACTCATCAGAAGCTATTCAAGCTATTCATTGCTGAAAATATGGAAAAGTAATTATAAAAATCAACATTATTCACGCACTGGCTTGGTACCAGTTCCCATGGACATCAATGACATTGAATGTGAgcatgtcaccatggcaacagactCGTGGAAGCTTGGAAGAGGCCTCTAAAGGTCCTTACTTGGCTGTCTCTTCTACTTGTCACGTCCACATCAAAGATGATCTGCCCATCGTCCTGGGGACTGTGGGGCCGCGGAGGGCTGAGGAGgacagcacagcacagcactTAATAACAACAGAATGTTCACATGACTAATGCTATCTGACGAAGGTTACCATAGAAACAGGCAAAGACATTTTTGGTTTGATGGTCACCCATGAGTTAATGAACAGTCGTGCTGCTGTTATTGATTTCTAAAAATATTCCACAGAGATTAAACAGGACTGAGCAAGAGCAACAGCCACGATGGACAATCCTGAATCCTTTTCAAATACCAATCAAAGAtcaatggaggtgaagaagagagagcagacagggtggaacaggCAGAGCTGAGCTAGAAGTGGCAGAGTATCATGGTGTGGACGTGCTGCAACAAGAGACAGTAGCTATATTCGAGGAAGAATAGAGAAGAAGGGAgaaaacagaggagaggaaaacaGCCATGAGACAACCAAAGAGGTTCGTGAACGCAGTGCATGACAAGAGAACTAGTAAAGGTGGAATTGAATGACTAGCCAGTGCAACCACAGGTGACAAATGTTGGTCCTCTGTCTTCTCGTCCCACCGAATCAACACCTTCATTAAAATAAAGaggtaagaaaaaaatgatacacTCAAACATTGCAATACTTGACTGTACCAATATTTTAAGTGCATTTGAAGGATTTTTAATCAATGAATACTTGGATATGGAGCTGCATTTGTGAtacaacaaacactgttgccATGCCTGATACTACTAGCATTGTCCCTCTGTACTCATGAGTTGGTTTGTGGATAAAGGCAgctgttcattcctctgttggactgaaACTTAACTGAAGGCCTTATGGTACTAggttcataacaataaactagTTTTCACGTAATATTAAACGTTGTCTGCATTATTGTCTGCTGGTGTGGAAACATGTGAACAGGGAAGATTAGCATGACCTCCGGTGACTCCCTGACAGCTGACTGCACAGAGCGCTGATAAACTGAGCCCTGAGAGAGATTACACATGAGCACACAGCAGAGGTGAAGGGTCAGGATCATTCTTGCTTCATAAACAGAGGACACAAGGGAAATAAACAGAATTACTGAACTTTCAGACTTTTAAACTCTTGATCTTTGAAGGTGTATGTGGCTTTAAATAGCACAACAATGTGAACACCAACACAAGGCGTTTACATTTTCTCAGTGTGAAGGAAAACATGTACCACGTCCTCATATCACCTGTGAGAACTGTGTTCTATAATCTCCAGACATAGTTTACACAGACTATATACGACTCCCAAGCGCTCAGATGACACATTCTGCACATGCGGTGAATTATATTGCAATGGTCTAAAAAGGGACGGCGGGAAGCTCTCCATCAACATATATAACACTCTTGGTCAAAAACACATTCCCCATTATTTGTTTTCCCAGGGTGAGAGCAGGACTGGACTTGATGTTAAAACTAATCGAAGGAGGCATGACTGATACAACACACACAAGCTTCACCTGTCACAGGACGAGTTGCTACGGCTCGACTCGTGCTGGGCATCCAGCAGGATCTTCTCCATGTCACCATTGTGAATGGAGGACGAAGACGGGACATGCTCCAGCCCACCCCCCatggcctcctcttcctccacctgagGGAGTGGTAGTAGGCTGGTTGATGGGGCACCGGTGGATGAAGACAGGGATGATGATGCTGCAGCACCTCTGTTCATCTCCAACTCCACCCACGATCCTGTAGCAAAATTAGAAAACAAAGTCATCATTTATCATGATGCAGAAGACGCCTCTTTTGTGCTGTGAGAATTTGGCTGTGACCACACAAAAAAGGACATTGTTTAAAACAAATACGGTGCATTTCATAcacttttgtgtgtttataACGACGCGGGGATTTCAAagactcttgatttcatcagCAAAATACTGAGTGAGATTTTATTTGGACAGTGATCTGAGATGCCTGTGAACCAAAAAGAAATCCAGTCCCCATCAAAGAAAACAAGCTGCATAAATCACGTTAATCTCCACTGGGAACAGGGAGAGTTTGTTGCTCAGTCCGAAAGAACCCTAACTCACCAGTTTGTTTAGCCTTTTGGACTGGGAGACATGCTATCTGACTCGCCGCACGTCTGCTCAAGCACAGCCAGGGACGTGTAGCTGCGACCGTAGAGAGTATTAGAGCTGGGTCATAAATTTAGCAGAGGGGTATTGCCAGTATAAGTAGAAACGTTGTGTAACGTCCCCCTGTCAGTTAACACTGCCCCCCCTTTTTTCGATGTAAACCAAAGGCAGACCACTCGGCAGGCCCCATAAACCCCCATAACAGTAAACAAACACCATGCTTATATGTAGAGAATGGATTTCACAGTTCAGCCAACATCCAACCACACAAATGTTACACCTCTTTCCCCTTAGTGGCCTCAGCTCGGCCTCACTCTCTCCCCCAGTAGGCCAAGCCGCTGTCTGCAGCACATTGTCACTGATCTTTCGTTTAAATCATGTTTCCATGGCGTTTGTCTGAATGTTCAGGGGCTAAAAGTTGCACTCAGCTGTTTGAGACAGGCAGGACCaggcttttgttttctttaatcgCTGCCAAGCAGAGACGTCTGCTTGCTCGGTGATACTATAGatacaatgaaaatgtttaCACCAAAGACTGAGAGCTTCTAGAAACACCCAAAAATAACACCATGTCTCAAATAACAAGCCAACTGCCGCAGTCGAAGAAATGCTGGGACGAGTCACTTCATGTTTGTGTTAAATATACTTGATGACACATATTGTGGAGGTTAAGGATCGCAATAGTCTCTGCTGTATTTATTACACAGTATACAATGACACAAAAACCTCCTGAGGACAGTGACAACACCTACTGTTTCACTGCCAGTCTGTTGAGTAAATTACCTGCTCAGATATGTAGTTGGCAACATGCTCTACAGTGATATAtgcacacatatatatatatatatatatatatatatatacccccATCTCTAATAGTATTAAACATCTCCTTATAAAAGTAAGAAGTGAAGATAGAAGATAGAATGTTTGATTTTTCTTGTAAGGAATAACTCTTTTGGTCTGATGACATCAGTCTAATACAGTGAAACAAAGATTAAAAGTCTTGTTTAATGACATTTGAACATTTTGAAGCAGAAATATCGGGCAAACTACATATCATACAGCACCTGGTCCTGGTCCAAACACGTGTGAACGGTAATCATGTCATTCTAATTCATCTTTGCGTGTCCTAAAATGATATCGCTTTTTGGTTTAAATTCTTGTCTCGTCTTGTTGACAAAGCTTAACCCGCCTCTGCCTCAACGGGTGATACGCTGATTGGACACCACGCCTGTCGATCAAAGACTGAGCGGTCCCATTGGCCAGAGGTCTGTCAA
It contains:
- the bnip3lb gene encoding BCL2 interacting protein 3 like b, which gives rise to MSATDTSTDNNGDSGLNGSWVELEMNRGAAASSSLSSSTGAPSTSLLPLPQVEEEEAMGGGLEHVPSSSSIHNGDMEKILLDAQHESSRSNSSCDSPPRPHSPQDDGQIIFDVDVTSRRDSQSEEDVLEKERDMDILMKDADWVADWSSRPENIPPKEFHFRHPRRSVTLSMRKTGVMKKGGIFSAEFLKVFIPSLLLSHILALGVGVYIGKRLTTPPTSSF